A genomic region of Zea mays cultivar B73 chromosome 6, Zm-B73-REFERENCE-NAM-5.0, whole genome shotgun sequence contains the following coding sequences:
- the LOC103630488 gene encoding uncharacterized protein isoform X1 encodes MGTCGLAAVVALLLASALLPGPDSASARSLLEGENPSSGERRLFGSPQDAPAPAVSGQSSAAGQQTENKRHQESLPPVTSPPPPPPTQETNSQKAASPPPGPNVGTGQEDTGSQGRREETDKLKEAMEKCDASHKCSSGNEFSACLQVPDNALVGPYIIVHNEGQHDMDIDVKEPSSNTNNDKKPLHLVKGAFGQMNITYTASDGGNVTLSDGKNVDCIIHVGGTVERQSVSDLQKQFQQVAAYAMHLNPIYGASFFVFAVVLVSVVCVCCKFAKRRGNDGLPYQQLEMGGQAPNSSGVDITATTTDGWEHDWDDDWDDEAAAGPVDKKPTSSVSANGLPLRSQTNSKDGWNVDWDD; translated from the exons ATGGGCACCTGCGGGCTCGCCGCGGTCGTCGCGCTACTCCTCGCCTCGGCTCTACTCCCTGGCCCCGATTCCGCTTCAGCCAGAAGCCTTCTGGAAGGCGAGAACCCCAGCTCCGGCGAG AGGAGGTTGTTTGGGTCTCCACAGGACGCTCCTGCACCAGCCGTTTCTGGCCAGTCTTCAGCCGCGGGGCAGCAGACTGAGAACAAGCGGCATCAGGAATCACTGCCGCCGGTGACgtcaccaccgccgccgccgcccacgcaggagACTAATTCGCAGAAGGCAGCCAGTCCTCCCCCAGGACCCAATGTCGGGACGGGGCAGGAGGACACAGGGAGTCAAGGGAGGAGGGAGGAGACTGACAAACTGAAGGAGGCCATGGAGAAGTGTGACGCCTCGCATAAGTGTTCCTCTGGAAACGAATTTTCTGCTTGCCTTCAGGTTCCTGATAATG CTTTAGTTGGGCCATACATTATTGTCCACAATGAAGGCCAACATGATATGGACATTGATGTCAAAGAACCATCATCAAATACAAACAATGATAAAAAGCCTCTACATCTTGTCAAAGGTGCCTTTGGACAG ATGAACATAACATATACCGCTTCAGATGGTGGGAATGTTACTTTAAGTGATGGGAAAAATGTGGACTGCATCATACATGTTGGGGGGACAGTAGAGAGGCAATCAGTTTCTGATTTGCAAAAACAGTTTCAGCAGGTTGCAGCCTATGCAATGCATTTGAATCCAATTTATGGAGCCTCTTTTTTTGTTTTCGCTGTTGTTTTGGTTAGCGTTGTATGTGTCTGTTGTAAGTTTGCGAAGAGGAGAGGCAATGATGGACTCCCGTACCAACAGCTTGAGATGGGAGGTCAGGCACCGAACTCTTCAGGTGTAGACATCACTGCAACCACCACAGACGGCTGGGAACACGACTGGGATGATGACTGGGATGATGaagcagcagcaggacctgtaGATAAAAAACCTACAAGCAGTGTCTCAGCAAATGGCCTTCCGTTGAGATCACAGACGAATAGCAAAGATGGTTGGAACGTGGATTGGGATGACTAA
- the LOC103630488 gene encoding uncharacterized protein isoform X2, with product MGTCGLAAVVALLLASALLPGPDSASARSLLEGENPSSGEDAPAPAVSGQSSAAGQQTENKRHQESLPPVTSPPPPPPTQETNSQKAASPPPGPNVGTGQEDTGSQGRREETDKLKEAMEKCDASHKCSSGNEFSACLQVPDNALVGPYIIVHNEGQHDMDIDVKEPSSNTNNDKKPLHLVKGAFGQMNITYTASDGGNVTLSDGKNVDCIIHVGGTVERQSVSDLQKQFQQVAAYAMHLNPIYGASFFVFAVVLVSVVCVCCKFAKRRGNDGLPYQQLEMGGQAPNSSGVDITATTTDGWEHDWDDDWDDEAAAGPVDKKPTSSVSANGLPLRSQTNSKDGWNVDWDD from the exons ATGGGCACCTGCGGGCTCGCCGCGGTCGTCGCGCTACTCCTCGCCTCGGCTCTACTCCCTGGCCCCGATTCCGCTTCAGCCAGAAGCCTTCTGGAAGGCGAGAACCCCAGCTCCGGCGAG GACGCTCCTGCACCAGCCGTTTCTGGCCAGTCTTCAGCCGCGGGGCAGCAGACTGAGAACAAGCGGCATCAGGAATCACTGCCGCCGGTGACgtcaccaccgccgccgccgcccacgcaggagACTAATTCGCAGAAGGCAGCCAGTCCTCCCCCAGGACCCAATGTCGGGACGGGGCAGGAGGACACAGGGAGTCAAGGGAGGAGGGAGGAGACTGACAAACTGAAGGAGGCCATGGAGAAGTGTGACGCCTCGCATAAGTGTTCCTCTGGAAACGAATTTTCTGCTTGCCTTCAGGTTCCTGATAATG CTTTAGTTGGGCCATACATTATTGTCCACAATGAAGGCCAACATGATATGGACATTGATGTCAAAGAACCATCATCAAATACAAACAATGATAAAAAGCCTCTACATCTTGTCAAAGGTGCCTTTGGACAG ATGAACATAACATATACCGCTTCAGATGGTGGGAATGTTACTTTAAGTGATGGGAAAAATGTGGACTGCATCATACATGTTGGGGGGACAGTAGAGAGGCAATCAGTTTCTGATTTGCAAAAACAGTTTCAGCAGGTTGCAGCCTATGCAATGCATTTGAATCCAATTTATGGAGCCTCTTTTTTTGTTTTCGCTGTTGTTTTGGTTAGCGTTGTATGTGTCTGTTGTAAGTTTGCGAAGAGGAGAGGCAATGATGGACTCCCGTACCAACAGCTTGAGATGGGAGGTCAGGCACCGAACTCTTCAGGTGTAGACATCACTGCAACCACCACAGACGGCTGGGAACACGACTGGGATGATGACTGGGATGATGaagcagcagcaggacctgtaGATAAAAAACCTACAAGCAGTGTCTCAGCAAATGGCCTTCCGTTGAGATCACAGACGAATAGCAAAGATGGTTGGAACGTGGATTGGGATGACTAA